The Maridesulfovibrio salexigens DSM 2638 region TCCTTTGCCGCAACAGTCCCGTTTTTACATGGCCCGCTCACAATACGTCCGCTGGATTCAACTATGCATGCACCATCGTCCGCCGCCCATCGAAGATAGTCTTCAGCGTAAGGAATTCCTGACAGGTGGGAATGGAGCTCTGCCCCCTTCGGCATCTCAGCCAAAATCATACGCAAAGCAACGGGATCGACCGGCTTGAGGAATATCGCCCTCTCAGGGGTCTTGGGAACACAAGCTGAAAGCATAATGAGTAAAATCAGGAATAATTTTTTCATAATCTACATCTTATACAATAAGCCACTCTTCAAGGTAAATGGCATTCTTTAGCATGCATCCCCAGTGATTGAGTACACAATGCGCATCAATTTAAAGCCCAAAAAAAAGGCCGCCCCAAGGGACGGCCTTTTTACTAATATGCGGATAAATCCTAATGTGCTGCGGGAGCGGCGCCACCTTTGGGGTGACAACCAGCGCAGGAGATAGGACCTTTATCTTCTTTAACGTGACAGTTTGAACAAAGCTGATGGTAAGCATTACGCAGGTCGGTTTTACCTGCTTCAGCTTTAACAGCGTGGCAGTCAGAACACTTCTGGTCTTCGGAAGACTCGTCTTCAACGATCTTTCCATCTTCCCAGACATGGTGGCAGACAGCACAATCTTCAATACCGGCCATTTCGTTATGTGCATCATGTGCGAACACAGCAGCAGGTCTCTGATGCTTCGGGAAAGCCGGGTCCAGCAGGGAAGTGATATCTTCCTGACAGAACGCGGGAACCATGTAGAGCAAGACACAGGCGGCAATGACCGCAATAGAGAATACTCTTTTAATCATTGTAATCTTCCTCCTATTCCGGCTTTTCCATGAGTTCATAGATCAGGTCGCCGAAGAACTTAATATCCATACCCAGTTCGTAGTAATGGTTAAGGTCTTCGAGTCCACCGTGGCAGTTATGGCAGGGAGCGAGAATGGTGTTCACGCCGGTAGCCTTAAGCTGCTCAGCCTTGATCTTGTTACCCTTCATACGGACGTTCTTGAACGGAGGACCACAGTTGATAACACCACCACCAGCAGCACAGCAGTAGTTGTGCTCAAGGTTCGGAGTCATTTCAACAACGTTTTCACACAGTGCGTGTGCAAGCTTGCGGGACTGTTCCATCAGACCGCGACCACGGATGATGTTACAGGGGTCATGCACAGTGATGGGTTCTTTGAACTTCTCACGCAGCTTGATTTTGCCTGCTTCGAAGAGCTCCCAGAAGAACTCAACGGAGTGGACAACTTCAATAGGATACATTTCCCATGCGTCCCAGCGGTTACCCTGGTCATAGATGGAGCGAAATGCGTGACCACACTCACCCATTACGATGCGCTTAACCTTGAGGTCGAGAGCGGATTCGAAATGGCGCTTTTTAAGACGACCCATCATTTCAAAGTCACCGGTGAACATGCACATATCGGAGTTATCCCAGCCCGGTTCGGTGGGCATGGTGAAGTCAACTCCGGCTTCGTTGAAGATGTATGCAGCCTGATAGATGAGCTGGGTACGGAACTTGGGTTCCGGTGCGATAACGGAGTAGTAAATCTCCGCACCTTCTTTATCCAGCGGAATACGCAGATTGGGCATTTCATCACGGGCTTCATCTTCCTGCCACTGCAGGGTATCCGGCCATTCATCATCTTTGAGCCACATCTGGTTCATGGTAGCGGAATGAGAATGAGCGGTATCCTGAATGTACTGGGGGGTTACGCCGAGCTTGTGGCACATGCGGCGTACCATGCTCATAATGTAACCGGTATCGATTCCCAGCGGGCAGAAGTGAACGCAACGGCGGCAGAGGTTACACTCGGTGTAAGCAATCTGTGCCATTTCGTAGATTTCATCTGCAGTAACTTTGTAGTTCTTGCGCAGAATCTTACCCAGTGTCTGGTGAACTTTACCAGCGGGAGAATAGCTGGGGTCACCTTCATGGGACATATAGTAATGGCAGGCTTCGGAGCACATACCGCAGCGCATGCAAGTCTCAGCATAAAGCTTAAGTTTTGCGCCGGCTTCTCCTTCAATAACCTGCTTGAGAGTATTTTCGATACGTTCAGGAGTCAGGCGGGAAACACCCCGCTCGAGTCCAGCGTCTTCGATTTTCCTGTCGAATGTCATTTTTCAGTACTCCTTGCGGGAATTGGTTACCAGTCCTTGCAGCGACGAACACCGCCGAACTCGGAACCCATGTAAGCTCTGGTGAACAGGCCGAACACTGCGTGACTCAAACGGGTGAAGGGAATGCTGATGAGCATGATTTCACCACAAAGAATATGCAGAATGAGCATAACCTTGGCATCGCCGATTTCATGGTAGGCCATTACACCGGTCAGGAAAACGAGTGCAGGCACAGCAAGTGCGACCCAGTCCTTACCGGTGGTCAGGTAGGCAACGTCTTTCTGCAGAAAACGGCGTGCACCGAAGTAAATGCAGCAGACAACAACCAGAATAGACATGATGTCAGCGACGGTATCCGGGAGAGTCGGCCAGCTGATGCCGAAGAACTGGTCCCAGAGAACCACATGTCCCAGCAGGAAGATGGGAACAATGACAAGACAGATGTGAAAAACAAAGGTGACCATCGCAGTCCAGGGATTGCGCTGCCAACCAAGGGTTCCGGTAGGATTCATCCATGCCATGATGGAGCGGAAACCATACTTGAAGCTCATGTAATGCAAAGACGAACCGTCTTTTGCCTTAGCGAGCTGGTACATGGAAACCAATCTGTAAGCGGAACCGAGAACAAACACGCCCCAGGCGAACCAAGCCAGAGGGCCAACCACGAATGCATAAACACTGTTCATGTGTAATTCCTCCGGTTTTTTAGAATTCGCTTACTTCGGCAACGATGCGAACAAATTTGCCGCCGTCTATTGCACGAATGAGGACTTTGGAGCTGTCAGGGCTGAAAATGGGTTCCCAGCACTGATCAAAATCCTGAGCATAGGGCTTGCCGTCAAGAACAACGGTGTAGCGGCCATTCTTTTCAACCTTGGCAGCAACCTTGCTGCTATCGGGGCTGAAAACAGGTTTCCAAGCCATCTGATAAACACCGGGCCAGACTTTGCCATCACACAATACAGTGTAATCGTAGCCGTCCTTGCCGAGTGCTGCTGCGCGGTTACCATCAGGGCTGACAGCCAGATCGATAACAACAGGAGATGTGATGGACCAGGGCTGTCCGTCAACAGCAACGGTAAAGCTGCCGAAGGTAGGAGCAACAATAGCCCAGAGCTTGGAACCGTCAGCGCTGAACTGCTGGTGCCAGCAGTTGGCGAAGGTATTTTTCCAGATAAGCTCTTCGTCCTGAGCCATACCCCACTTACCACCCAGACGCACAGGAGCTACGAGAGCACCGGTTGCGGGGTTGAATGCGGGAGCCCAGACACATTGGTATTCACGCTGCCAGATCTTGCCATCTACTGCGATGGTGTAATCATAGAGAGTCTTTCTAACCTGACAGGCGACTTTTTCACACTTGGCGTCAAACACCGGAGTGTAACAGTTCATGAAAACGTTATCCCAGGCAGTGCCGTTCACAGCAACTGAGTAGATACCTTTCTGGAAGGTCTCAATATCAGCCTGTCCCATAGAAGTAACCTGAACAACTGCAGCAGTGGATTTACCATCTCTGCCTACGGTGAAGTTG contains the following coding sequences:
- the tmcA gene encoding acidic tetraheme cytochrome c3 TmcA: MIKRVFSIAVIAACVLLYMVPAFCQEDITSLLDPAFPKHQRPAAVFAHDAHNEMAGIEDCAVCHHVWEDGKIVEDESSEDQKCSDCHAVKAEAGKTDLRNAYHQLCSNCHVKEDKGPISCAGCHPKGGAAPAAH
- the tmcB gene encoding electron transfer complex ferredoxin TmcB, with the translated sequence MTFDRKIEDAGLERGVSRLTPERIENTLKQVIEGEAGAKLKLYAETCMRCGMCSEACHYYMSHEGDPSYSPAGKVHQTLGKILRKNYKVTADEIYEMAQIAYTECNLCRRCVHFCPLGIDTGYIMSMVRRMCHKLGVTPQYIQDTAHSHSATMNQMWLKDDEWPDTLQWQEDEARDEMPNLRIPLDKEGAEIYYSVIAPEPKFRTQLIYQAAYIFNEAGVDFTMPTEPGWDNSDMCMFTGDFEMMGRLKKRHFESALDLKVKRIVMGECGHAFRSIYDQGNRWDAWEMYPIEVVHSVEFFWELFEAGKIKLREKFKEPITVHDPCNIIRGRGLMEQSRKLAHALCENVVEMTPNLEHNYCCAAGGGVINCGPPFKNVRMKGNKIKAEQLKATGVNTILAPCHNCHGGLEDLNHYYELGMDIKFFGDLIYELMEKPE
- the tmcD gene encoding electron transfer complex subunit TmcD, with translation MPDASTWDWNPGRREVQDTGSWSDKFEWVEEFHASPDGEKVGAVVNKGELEFTACVNGEIWEEAYDRIFYPKFAPDGRFTGVAQQMGEWTLSVDGKHWPENYGYIWRTTFGPEGTIICAVQQDMEYGMGVDGVLWENFFENANNFTVGRDGKSTAAVVQVTSMGQADIETFQKGIYSVAVNGTAWDNVFMNCYTPVFDAKCEKVACQVRKTLYDYTIAVDGKIWQREYQCVWAPAFNPATGALVAPVRLGGKWGMAQDEELIWKNTFANCWHQQFSADGSKLWAIVAPTFGSFTVAVDGQPWSITSPVVIDLAVSPDGNRAAALGKDGYDYTVLCDGKVWPGVYQMAWKPVFSPDSSKVAAKVEKNGRYTVVLDGKPYAQDFDQCWEPIFSPDSSKVLIRAIDGGKFVRIVAEVSEF
- the tmcC gene encoding TmcC family electron transfer complex membrane anchor subunit; translation: MNSVYAFVVGPLAWFAWGVFVLGSAYRLVSMYQLAKAKDGSSLHYMSFKYGFRSIMAWMNPTGTLGWQRNPWTAMVTFVFHICLVIVPIFLLGHVVLWDQFFGISWPTLPDTVADIMSILVVVCCIYFGARRFLQKDVAYLTTGKDWVALAVPALVFLTGVMAYHEIGDAKVMLILHILCGEIMLISIPFTRLSHAVFGLFTRAYMGSEFGGVRRCKDW